A window of the Bacillus andreraoultii genome harbors these coding sequences:
- a CDS encoding DnaD domain-containing protein, with the protein MKTGNKIVDKISEMEFQGNIIPTKWMKNITFANKKPHVVAVVILSEIVYWYRMSLVRNENGKIIKAKKKFKADKLQRSYQSFVDQFGFTKRQVKDAIQFLVDYGILVREFRHIKTETGLTIPNVMFVEPVIDMIQKITYEEVDLFTLKESEEMASSPDQTIEGLLEEEEKKITYTEDSYEEESDLDKKEAVAQVNLITTSIEEESCRETNQYEKSFAFFEQNGFGLAKGYLAKQITYWCNDLSEEVVIEAMKIALHYGSTRWRYVVTILTNWRELGVETIDCVHRLRKEKPQIQAKKRVTSSRHRYQEPIPHWLEARKMSRDSKVRIENNLDVETEQLKKNLQQRLKKYEKRLA; encoded by the coding sequence ATGAAAACTGGAAATAAAATTGTTGATAAAATAAGTGAAATGGAATTTCAAGGGAATATTATTCCGACAAAATGGATGAAAAATATTACGTTTGCAAACAAAAAGCCACATGTTGTTGCCGTTGTAATCTTATCTGAAATTGTATATTGGTATCGAATGTCGCTCGTTCGTAATGAGAACGGAAAAATTATTAAAGCGAAGAAAAAATTTAAAGCTGACAAATTACAAAGAAGTTACCAATCATTTGTTGATCAATTTGGTTTTACAAAAAGACAAGTGAAAGATGCGATTCAGTTTTTAGTTGACTATGGTATTCTTGTTCGTGAGTTTCGTCATATTAAGACAGAAACAGGTCTTACAATTCCAAATGTGATGTTTGTTGAGCCTGTCATTGATATGATACAAAAGATTACATATGAAGAAGTTGATTTATTTACGTTAAAAGAAAGTGAGGAAATGGCTTCTAGTCCTGATCAAACAATTGAAGGATTACTAGAGGAAGAAGAAAAGAAAATTACATATACTGAAGATAGTTATGAAGAGGAAAGCGATTTGGATAAAAAAGAAGCTGTTGCACAGGTTAATCTGATAACGACATCGATAGAAGAAGAGTCCTGTAGAGAAACAAATCAATATGAAAAATCGTTTGCATTTTTTGAACAAAATGGATTTGGTCTTGCTAAAGGTTATTTAGCTAAGCAAATTACGTATTGGTGTAATGACTTATCAGAAGAAGTGGTGATTGAAGCGATGAAAATTGCCCTTCATTATGGCAGCACGCGTTGGCGATATGTCGTAACCATCTTAACAAACTGGAGAGAATTAGGAGTGGAAACGATAGACTGTGTTCACCGATTGAGGAAGGAAAAACCACAAATACAAGCGAAGAAAAGAGTGACATCTTCTCGCCATCGATATCAAGAACCTATCCCTCATTGGCTTGAAGCAAGGAAAATGAGTCGAGATTCGAAAGTTAGAATTGAAAATAATTTAGACGTAGAAACAGAACAATTGAAAAAGAACTTACAACAGCGATTGAAAAAGTATGAAAAACGCTTGGCCTAA
- a CDS encoding C40 family peptidase, with protein MKKPFTAISASIILGVGVFSGVPTYAQVTNPIQSKIIENQKEQAKVNQQIERLEKAIKENQQILKETKENIKETKEKIEKLQAEKEALIKQMEKREEQIKNRLRVMQAGGGPGGYIQVILGSTNFEDFISRVSAISTLTKADQDLIDQQKADAKKIEETEQTAQKELTKLNNMKEELDGMQNQIAEQKAEAETMKARLSEEGQNLLEEKERQERAAQEALLAAQSYASSSNESSSTNSTVQASSNSTVQASSNSSKSTKAESNSSSSKKPVSTPSYTVSGGSAVNVVTSAGRQFIGNSVYVWGASDPVNGRFDCSGFVHWAFKQAGIGVGRSTTALSSQGTKISTSEMRPGDLVFFDTYKKNGHVGIYLGNGNFIGSQSSTGVAVANLNGGYWGSHFKGHVRRVIN; from the coding sequence TTGAAAAAGCCCTTTACAGCCATTAGTGCTTCGATAATTCTAGGTGTTGGTGTATTTTCAGGCGTACCTACATACGCGCAAGTAACAAACCCAATTCAAAGTAAAATTATCGAGAACCAAAAAGAGCAAGCAAAAGTGAATCAACAAATTGAAAGACTTGAAAAAGCAATTAAAGAAAACCAACAAATTTTAAAAGAAACGAAAGAAAATATAAAAGAGACAAAAGAAAAGATTGAAAAATTACAGGCAGAAAAAGAAGCGCTTATTAAACAAATGGAAAAGCGTGAAGAACAAATTAAAAACCGTCTTCGTGTAATGCAAGCAGGCGGAGGTCCAGGTGGATACATACAAGTTATTCTTGGGTCTACAAATTTTGAAGATTTTATAAGCCGTGTTAGCGCAATTTCAACATTAACAAAAGCAGATCAAGATTTAATTGATCAACAAAAAGCTGATGCAAAGAAAATCGAGGAAACGGAACAGACAGCACAAAAAGAATTAACTAAGTTGAATAATATGAAAGAAGAACTCGATGGAATGCAAAACCAAATTGCAGAACAGAAAGCAGAAGCTGAAACGATGAAAGCACGCTTGTCGGAAGAAGGCCAAAACTTACTTGAAGAAAAAGAAAGACAAGAAAGAGCAGCACAAGAAGCATTACTTGCCGCTCAATCTTATGCTAGCTCATCAAATGAATCTAGCTCAACAAATTCTACTGTTCAAGCAAGTTCAAATTCTACTGTTCAAGCAAGTTCAAATTCTTCTAAATCGACTAAAGCCGAATCAAATAGCTCAAGTAGCAAAAAACCAGTGTCAACTCCATCCTATACTGTAAGTGGTGGAAGTGCTGTTAACGTTGTAACGAGTGCAGGCCGTCAGTTTATCGGTAATTCTGTCTATGTATGGGGAGCGTCTGACCCTGTCAATGGTCGTTTTGATTGTTCTGGTTTTGTTCATTGGGCATTTAAACAAGCTGGAATTGGTGTAGGTAGAAGTACAACAGCTTTAAGTTCTCAAGGTACAAAAATTTCAACAAGTGAAATGCGACCTGGAGACCTTGTTTTCTTTGATACGTATAAGAAAAATGGACATGTAGGTATTTACTTAGGAAATGGTAACTTTATTGGCTCCCAAAGCTCAACGGGTGTTGCAGTTGCTAATTTAAATGGCGGTTATTGGGGTAGTCATTTCAAAGGTCATGTTCGCCGTGTTATTAATTAA
- a CDS encoding ketopantoate reductase family protein: MKFLIVGAGAVGGYFGGRLLEGGADVTFLVRENRQKKLQETGLIVKSNYGNITLPVKTIVTGETVEPYDVIILSTKAYHLKEAMNDIGPYVGEETMILPLLNGMAHYEALDRQFGKDRVIGGLCYIESTLDSEGAIIQNGSMHEIVFGERSGHSSERIRQLATIFNKAKMDSQLSNEINQELWHKYLFIATMSGITTMMRASIGPIRSTETGMATISRLTKEIIEIMRSGGATLAKDIEDIQLNKVQNLARTMKSSMQRDMERGLPVEVDHLHGYLLEIAKKENLEVPVLQSVYANLKIYEQILLEKQS; encoded by the coding sequence ATGAAGTTTTTAATTGTCGGTGCAGGCGCAGTTGGAGGATATTTTGGGGGAAGACTGTTAGAAGGTGGAGCAGATGTCACTTTTCTAGTTAGGGAAAATAGACAAAAAAAATTGCAAGAAACAGGTCTGATTGTAAAAAGCAATTACGGAAATATTACTCTTCCAGTAAAAACGATTGTAACTGGGGAAACAGTTGAACCATATGATGTCATCATTTTATCAACGAAGGCCTATCATCTTAAAGAGGCGATGAATGACATTGGCCCTTATGTAGGTGAGGAAACGATGATTCTTCCATTATTAAATGGAATGGCTCATTATGAAGCTTTAGATCGTCAATTTGGGAAAGATCGAGTCATTGGTGGTCTCTGTTATATTGAATCGACACTTGATTCTGAAGGAGCTATCATTCAAAATGGTTCAATGCATGAAATCGTCTTTGGTGAACGTTCTGGCCATTCAAGCGAGAGAATTCGTCAACTTGCTACGATTTTTAATAAAGCAAAAATGGATTCACAATTAAGTAATGAAATTAACCAAGAATTGTGGCATAAGTATTTATTTATCGCAACGATGTCTGGTATTACGACTATGATGCGTGCCTCAATTGGACCGATTCGATCGACCGAGACAGGTATGGCTACAATTAGTCGGCTTACAAAAGAAATCATTGAAATTATGAGAAGTGGTGGCGCAACTCTTGCAAAAGATATAGAAGATATTCAGTTGAATAAAGTGCAAAATTTAGCGCGAACGATGAAGTCGTCCATGCAACGGGATATGGAAAGAGGTCTACCTGTTGAAGTAGATCATTTACATGGATATTTATTGGAGATTGCGAAGAAGGAAAATCTTGAAGTTCCGGTTTTACAATCCGTCTACGCAAACTTAAAAATTTATGAACAAATTCTATTAGAAAAGCAGTCCTAA
- a CDS encoding Cof-type HAD-IIB family hydrolase, with the protein MKCYSIDLDGTLLNSNHQISTENLNVLQDLKEQGHCVVINSGRAIEDILLFDELQKLKTPIITINGTVLYSETGEVLYEASLPIETYQTLFPILNELGLQIMVYTNQGGFPCRNPDLLNKTPEEIEAIFKDYNYDQLFERDNIKIYKVMAVSTLDEIEKIDAVKKVVEGKIDISMASSHPNNIEFTSTEANKGTALLRYQKLTGVTFDAIFAFGDGGNDVEQFNVATRSIAMANAPEHIQAAADVVTKSNDENGFAYAVRELLNV; encoded by the coding sequence ATGAAATGTTACTCAATTGATTTAGACGGAACATTGTTAAATTCGAATCACCAAATTTCAACGGAAAACTTGAATGTATTACAAGACCTGAAAGAACAAGGTCATTGTGTCGTGATCAATTCAGGACGAGCGATTGAAGATATTCTTTTATTTGATGAGTTACAAAAATTAAAGACGCCAATTATTACAATTAACGGAACCGTTTTGTATTCGGAAACGGGTGAAGTTTTATACGAAGCCTCTTTACCGATAGAAACATACCAAACGTTATTTCCAATTTTAAATGAACTTGGATTACAAATTATGGTTTACACGAACCAAGGTGGTTTTCCTTGTCGAAACCCAGATTTACTAAATAAAACTCCAGAAGAAATTGAGGCAATTTTTAAGGACTACAATTATGATCAACTATTCGAAAGAGATAACATTAAAATTTATAAAGTGATGGCTGTTTCTACATTAGATGAGATTGAAAAAATTGACGCTGTGAAAAAAGTAGTGGAAGGGAAAATTGACATCTCAATGGCTTCCTCTCATCCTAATAATATTGAGTTTACATCAACGGAAGCGAATAAAGGAACGGCATTATTGCGCTATCAAAAATTAACAGGGGTAACATTTGATGCTATTTTCGCCTTTGGTGATGGTGGAAATGACGTGGAGCAATTTAATGTGGCAACTCGATCCATTGCGATGGCGAATGCACCTGAACATATTCAAGCTGCTGCAGACGTTGTGACGAAATCAAATGACGAAAATGGATTTGCTTATGCAGTAAGAGAATTATTGAACGTTTAA